The Lutibacter sp. Hel_I_33_5 genome has a window encoding:
- a CDS encoding exonuclease domain-containing protein codes for MMYSIVDIETTGGDKITEISILVFDGEKVVNEFTSLVNPECTIPYYITSLTGINDNLVMNAPKFYEIAKRVLEITENTIFVAHSVNFDYNIIKKEFKSLGASFQRKKLCTVRLSRKIIPGLKSYSLGKLCKSLNIPISNRHRAKGDADATVILFKILLERDNNNVINSFLNPKSREATLPPLLPKSVIDNLPEKEGVYYFRNNENEIIYVGKSINIKQRILSHIYDKSKKEVNMCLETANITFTETGSELIALLHESSEIKRIYPKYNRAQRRTGENIALFIYQDRQGITHIATNKIKLVQKPITKFYNATEARVFIENLCEEFKLCPKYCHLQSNVSNCFHYQIKQCMGICRNEESVESYNSRVELALSSVRYQTESFIIKEKGRNKNEQAFVIVVNGTYKGFGYIENNAKNTLQEYSQNIIKQKDNKDINRILKWYLKSNPNNFVPLDEEKYNANFELNVLSNTIN; via the coding sequence ATGATGTATTCTATTGTAGATATTGAAACAACTGGTGGTGATAAAATCACTGAAATTTCTATTCTAGTTTTTGATGGAGAAAAGGTTGTTAATGAATTTACTAGTTTGGTGAATCCCGAATGTACCATCCCATATTATATTACCAGTCTTACTGGTATTAATGATAACTTGGTTATGAATGCTCCTAAATTTTATGAGATAGCAAAACGGGTCTTAGAGATTACTGAAAACACCATATTTGTAGCCCATAGTGTCAATTTTGATTATAATATAATTAAAAAAGAATTTAAATCCCTTGGCGCTTCTTTTCAAAGAAAAAAACTTTGTACCGTAAGATTATCCAGAAAAATTATCCCTGGTTTAAAATCGTATAGCTTGGGTAAACTTTGTAAATCTTTAAACATCCCTATTTCTAATCGACATAGAGCTAAAGGTGATGCAGATGCTACAGTAATTTTGTTTAAAATTCTCTTAGAGCGAGACAACAACAACGTTATTAATTCCTTTTTAAATCCAAAATCTAGAGAGGCAACTTTACCTCCGTTGCTTCCAAAAAGTGTAATTGACAATTTACCAGAGAAAGAAGGTGTTTATTATTTTAGAAATAATGAAAACGAAATTATTTATGTTGGTAAATCTATTAATATCAAGCAACGTATTCTAAGTCATATTTACGATAAATCAAAAAAAGAAGTAAATATGTGTTTAGAAACTGCCAACATTACTTTTACTGAAACAGGGAGTGAATTAATTGCTCTACTGCACGAATCTTCTGAGATAAAAAGAATTTATCCAAAATACAATAGAGCCCAAAGAAGAACTGGAGAGAACATTGCTTTGTTTATTTATCAAGATAGACAAGGAATTACACATATAGCTACTAATAAAATTAAGCTAGTACAAAAACCGATTACCAAGTTTTATAATGCTACCGAAGCTCGTGTATTTATAGAAAATTTATGTGAAGAATTTAAATTATGCCCCAAATATTGCCATCTACAATCTAATGTTTCTAACTGTTTTCATTACCAAATAAAACAGTGCATGGGTATTTGTAGAAATGAAGAATCTGTAGAAAGCTATAATTCTAGAGTGGAATTAGCTTTATCTTCAGTTCGATATCAAACAGAAAGTTTTATCATCAAGGAAAAAGGAAGAAATAAAAACGAACAAGCATTTGTAATAGTTGTAAACGGTACCTATAAAGGGTTTGGCTATATTGAAAATAATGCCAAAAACACTTTACAAGAATACTCTCAAAACATTATCAAACAAAAAGACAATAAGGACATTAATAGAATTCTAAAATGGTATCTAAAAAGTAACCCCAACAATTTCGTACCTTTAGATGAAGAAAAGTATAATGCAAATTTTGAATTGAATGTGCTATCAAACACGATTAATTAA
- a CDS encoding helix-turn-helix domain-containing protein, with amino-acid sequence MNRIKEVLDEKGIKQKWLAEKLEKSYNMVNSYAQNRRQPSLEDLYKIAEILNVEAKELLVPIKELN; translated from the coding sequence ATGAACCGAATTAAAGAGGTTTTAGACGAAAAAGGAATTAAGCAAAAATGGCTAGCTGAAAAACTAGAAAAAAGTTACAATATGGTTAACTCTTATGCACAAAACAGGAGACAACCAAGTTTAGAGGATTTATACAAAATTGCTGAAATCTTAAATGTTGAAGCAAAAGAATTACTAGTGCCAATAAAAGAGCTGAATTGA
- a CDS encoding S41 family peptidase codes for MKNIKFLSVFILFFILCSCNEKVSNEKPKPDGFWKQIGYGNIIELNDTIISVYNISKQDCNLSFKEHILDFGKVTNYSKETLTIQHGNDDWLFTRLEKLPNLCKTTSELNNDPKINFQVFWDTFNEHYASFDIKDINWKEVYKKYKPKVNENTTDLELYTIFKEMIAILNDGHVKMEVPEKIENEYKNKIKEQEEKYSKLDEFNLNKEIAEFYVDSLRNYNAGMVRYGLIKKNVGYIQINSMLMLADYNLEKDLDLRNFYGQYWEKAENRKDELQRQDEVDGINKILNSIIKNLPQAKSYILDLRFNGGGKDAVALDILNHFSDKEKLAYTKKARIEKGFANPQKFKIIPSKNHFNGNVYLLTSNLTASASEILVLASLANSNFKRIGSTTEGIFSSTLDKELPNGWEYELSNEVYQDLKGKNYENVGISADYPLEYSTNKDEFLDQLTNDLKNKKDKAIELVIELEKEKSGK; via the coding sequence ATGAAAAACATTAAATTTTTATCAGTCTTTATATTATTTTTTATTCTGTGTTCGTGTAATGAAAAAGTATCAAACGAAAAACCGAAACCAGACGGATTTTGGAAACAAATTGGATATGGAAATATTATCGAATTGAATGACACAATTATAAGCGTTTATAATATTTCAAAGCAAGATTGTAATTTATCTTTTAAAGAACATATTTTAGATTTTGGAAAAGTCACAAACTATTCAAAAGAAACATTAACAATTCAACACGGAAATGATGATTGGCTATTTACTAGATTAGAGAAATTACCAAATCTCTGTAAAACTACGAGCGAATTAAATAACGACCCAAAAATTAACTTTCAAGTGTTTTGGGATACATTCAATGAACATTACGCATCTTTTGATATTAAAGACATTAATTGGAAAGAAGTCTATAAAAAATACAAACCTAAAGTAAACGAGAACACCACAGATTTAGAACTTTATACAATTTTTAAGGAAATGATTGCAATTCTAAATGATGGACACGTCAAAATGGAAGTACCCGAAAAAATTGAAAACGAGTATAAAAATAAAATTAAAGAACAAGAAGAAAAGTATTCTAAATTGGACGAATTTAATCTCAACAAAGAAATTGCTGAATTTTATGTTGATAGTTTACGTAATTACAATGCAGGAATGGTTCGTTACGGACTTATCAAGAAAAATGTAGGTTACATTCAAATCAATTCTATGCTAATGTTAGCGGATTATAATTTGGAGAAAGATTTAGATTTAAGAAATTTCTATGGTCAATATTGGGAAAAAGCAGAGAATAGAAAAGATGAATTACAAAGGCAAGACGAAGTTGACGGAATCAACAAAATATTGAATTCAATAATTAAAAACTTACCACAAGCAAAAAGTTATATTTTGGATTTGCGTTTTAATGGTGGCGGAAAAGATGCTGTTGCACTTGACATTTTAAACCACTTTTCCGATAAAGAAAAATTGGCTTACACAAAAAAAGCAAGAATAGAAAAAGGTTTTGCAAATCCTCAAAAGTTTAAAATTATTCCGTCAAAAAATCATTTTAATGGAAACGTATATTTGCTAACAAGTAATTTAACAGCAAGTGCTTCCGAAATTCTTGTTTTAGCATCTTTAGCTAATTCCAATTTCAAAAGAATTGGCTCGACAACAGAAGGAATTTTTTCATCGACTTTAGATAAAGAACTTCCAAATGGTTGGGAATACGAATTATCTAACGAAGTTTATCAAGATTTAAAAGGCAAAAACTATGAAAATGTGGGAATTTCCGCAGATTATCCATTGGAATATTCAACAAATAAAGATGAGTTTTTAGACCAACTAACAAATGATTTAAAAAACAAAAAAGACAAAGCAATTGAATTAGTCATAGAACTTGAAAAAGAGAAATCAGGAAAATAA
- a CDS encoding restriction endonuclease subunit M: MRTEIDILENEILEKYPKVLDILLRDQTTQKNIIWATSNYEHLGEQYLECNQIQSEHITGINGNVIMPRVQKDQILQHSRVKKMAEVFTPSWICNAQNNLIDNAWFERKNVFNKEIPDEKKWKTNQTKIEFPKNKTWIDYVNDTRLEISCGEAPYITSRYDTTTGKFIKIESRIGLLDRKLRVINENVDDSSEWLKAIKSAYKNTYAYEWQGDSLLLARESMLFTFIENYKHKFRKEPLLKSIQEIAYIISWNVWQMDGLKGVVPFSCGEIKTKSVNLFGEEETDNSFCKGCLNNNMLEHNGIYCLVMDWSNKDLKGKKLRFIDLIENKKSINGRK, encoded by the coding sequence TTGAGGACGGAAATAGACATATTAGAAAATGAAATCTTAGAAAAATATCCAAAAGTTTTGGATATTCTTTTACGAGACCAAACAACTCAAAAAAACATTATTTGGGCAACAAGTAATTATGAGCATTTGGGAGAACAATATTTAGAATGTAATCAGATTCAATCTGAGCATATTACTGGTATAAATGGAAATGTAATAATGCCAAGGGTTCAAAAAGACCAAATATTACAACATTCCAGAGTAAAAAAAATGGCTGAAGTATTTACACCATCTTGGATATGTAATGCACAAAATAACTTAATAGATAATGCTTGGTTCGAAAGAAAAAATGTTTTCAATAAAGAAATTCCAGATGAAAAAAAATGGAAAACTAACCAAACAAAAATTGAATTCCCCAAAAATAAGACTTGGATAGATTATGTAAATGATACTCGACTTGAAATTTCTTGTGGAGAAGCACCATACATAACAAGTAGATACGATACTACAACAGGTAAGTTCATTAAGATTGAAAGCAGGATTGGTTTATTAGATAGAAAACTAAGAGTTATAAACGAAAATGTTGATGATTCTAGTGAATGGCTTAAGGCAATAAAGTCTGCTTATAAAAATACTTATGCTTATGAATGGCAAGGTGACAGTTTGTTATTAGCAAGAGAGTCAATGCTATTTACTTTCATTGAAAACTACAAACATAAATTCAGAAAAGAACCTTTACTTAAATCAATTCAAGAGATAGCATATATAATTTCTTGGAATGTTTGGCAAATGGATGGTTTAAAAGGTGTTGTTCCATTCTCTTGTGGTGAAATAAAAACAAAATCAGTTAACCTATTTGGAGAAGAAGAAACAGACAATTCATTTTGTAAAGGCTGTCTTAACAACAATATGCTTGAACATAATGGAATTTACTGTTTAGTTATGGACTGGTCAAACAAAGATTTAAAAGGGAAAAAACTAAGGTTTATTGACCTAATAGAAAATAAGAAATCAATAAATGGCAGAAAATAA
- a CDS encoding helix-turn-helix domain-containing protein: MKNLANNLKHLRNLKGLSQEYLSEEISISRSQLMSYESARIEPSIDTLIKLSDYFKLPLDILIKNNLTLSKETSFIDVGNQRVLFPIMVDGSDEDLIEVIPLEASAGYLNGYSDPEYVEDLNKIKLPFLPTGKHRAFPIKGDSMLPTKSGSYVIAKFIDDIQDVKDGRTYIILTENDGLVYKRVYDKIEEKNSLLLVSDNKFYPAFEVPKENVLEIWEYTCSINTQEYDEHELKISSIAQMLNQLGIELKALEKLIA; this comes from the coding sequence ATGAAGAATTTAGCAAACAATCTTAAGCACCTTAGAAATTTAAAAGGGTTATCACAAGAATATTTATCAGAAGAGATATCTATTTCACGCTCCCAATTAATGTCTTATGAATCTGCAAGAATAGAACCATCTATTGATACATTAATAAAATTATCAGATTACTTTAAATTACCATTAGATATTCTGATTAAAAACAATTTAACATTATCAAAAGAAACATCATTTATTGATGTTGGAAATCAACGAGTCTTGTTTCCAATTATGGTAGATGGTTCTGATGAAGATTTAATTGAAGTAATTCCTCTTGAAGCATCTGCTGGATATTTAAATGGATATTCAGATCCAGAATATGTAGAAGACTTAAATAAAATTAAACTCCCATTTCTGCCAACAGGTAAACACAGAGCTTTTCCCATTAAAGGAGATTCTATGTTACCTACCAAAAGCGGTTCTTATGTTATAGCTAAATTTATTGATGATATTCAAGATGTAAAAGATGGCAGAACCTATATTATTCTTACAGAAAATGATGGTTTAGTATATAAAAGAGTTTACGATAAAATTGAAGAAAAGAATTCGTTGTTACTAGTTTCTGATAACAAGTTTTATCCTGCGTTTGAAGTACCAAAAGAAAATGTTTTAGAAATTTGGGAATACACCTGTAGCATAAATACTCAAGAATATGATGAACATGAATTGAAAATAAGTAGTATCGCTCAAATGCTAAATCAACTAGGAATTGAATTAAAGGCTTTAGAAAAGTTGATTGCATGA
- a CDS encoding IS110 family transposase, whose product MNKDIKYFGIDISHLVFDVTDSSGNYYQFKNNVTGFKKFVKHLDYNSHCVMEATGYYHYRLAYFLQENSIKVSVENPLSVKRFIQMKLSKIKTDKSDSRLICEYAKQVELKLWQGNSKHQLECLQMTRLLSVYTKQSTMLKNKIHGEEVLGNPSKVVTSSLKSSLRQVTKQIEKVEAALLILVRKLHQDVLTRLKTIPGIGNKTALMLVVLTDGFDRFKSGSELCSYAGLTPVIRQSGSSINGRARISKIGNQKLRNLLFMCSFNACKYNKACREIYERIVAKGKSKKLALIAVCNKLLKQAFAIAKSGLIYDDTYRSTLVNI is encoded by the coding sequence ATGAATAAAGATATTAAATATTTTGGAATAGACATTAGTCATTTAGTATTTGATGTTACAGATTCTTCTGGTAATTACTATCAGTTTAAAAACAATGTAACTGGATTTAAAAAATTTGTAAAACATCTAGATTACAATAGTCATTGTGTAATGGAAGCTACAGGTTATTACCATTACAGGTTGGCTTATTTTTTACAGGAAAACAGTATAAAAGTTTCAGTAGAAAACCCTCTGTCGGTGAAACGCTTTATCCAGATGAAGTTATCAAAAATAAAGACAGATAAAAGCGATTCAAGATTGATTTGTGAGTATGCAAAACAAGTTGAATTAAAGTTATGGCAAGGTAATTCAAAACATCAGTTAGAATGCTTACAAATGACAAGACTTCTTTCTGTGTATACAAAACAGAGTACTATGTTAAAAAACAAAATACATGGAGAAGAAGTTTTGGGCAATCCAAGTAAAGTAGTTACGAGCTCATTAAAAAGTAGTTTGAGACAGGTAACAAAACAAATAGAAAAGGTAGAAGCAGCATTATTAATTTTAGTAAGAAAGCTACATCAAGATGTTTTAACACGCTTAAAAACAATACCTGGAATTGGAAATAAAACAGCGCTAATGCTAGTTGTTTTAACAGATGGATTTGATCGTTTTAAAAGCGGAAGTGAATTGTGTAGTTATGCTGGATTAACTCCTGTAATTAGACAAAGTGGAAGTAGTATAAATGGACGAGCCAGAATAAGTAAAATAGGCAACCAGAAGCTTCGAAATTTATTATTTATGTGCAGTTTTAATGCTTGTAAATACAACAAGGCTTGTAGAGAAATTTATGAACGAATAGTTGCCAAAGGAAAGAGTAAAAAATTAGCATTAATAGCGGTGTGTAATAAACTATTAAAACAAGCATTTGCCATTGCTAAATCAGGATTAATATATGATGATACTTATAGAAGTACTTTAGTGAATATTTAA
- a CDS encoding SOS response-associated peptidase has product MCYQTRLIKKKEEIQERFNIDIQDIDNFDPTDVIKAFDYPKTPVITCNEPNKASLFNWGLIPSWSSDTSHRHYTLNARIETLNEKRSFKDVIQNRCLIIANGFYEWKWLNKSGTKKEKYLITIPNEDLFAFAGIYSSWTDMEGQIIHSYSIVTTQANEFMSKIHNTKKRMPVILKKEDESFWLNGDDYKKFGFPYEHKLISNNLDFDNHQLSIF; this is encoded by the coding sequence ATGTGCTATCAAACACGATTAATTAAAAAAAAAGAAGAGATTCAAGAAAGATTTAATATCGATATTCAAGATATTGATAATTTTGACCCTACAGATGTAATAAAAGCATTTGACTACCCTAAAACTCCTGTCATTACTTGCAATGAACCTAATAAAGCAAGTTTGTTTAACTGGGGATTAATTCCATCATGGTCATCAGATACTTCGCATAGACATTATACACTAAATGCAAGGATAGAAACTCTAAATGAAAAAAGATCTTTTAAAGATGTAATTCAAAATAGATGTTTAATAATTGCAAATGGTTTTTATGAATGGAAATGGTTAAATAAAAGCGGCACTAAAAAAGAAAAATATTTAATTACGATTCCTAATGAGGATTTATTTGCTTTTGCTGGCATATATTCTTCATGGACAGATATGGAAGGGCAAATTATTCATTCTTACTCAATAGTAACAACACAAGCAAATGAATTTATGAGTAAAATTCACAATACCAAAAAAAGAATGCCAGTAATTTTGAAAAAAGAAGATGAATCTTTTTGGTTAAACGGTGATGATTATAAAAAATTTGGTTTCCCTTATGAACATAAATTGATTTCAAATAATTTGGACTTTGACAATCATCAATTGAGTATATTTTAA